A portion of the Bacteroides faecium genome contains these proteins:
- a CDS encoding glycoside hydrolase family 32 protein → MKTIPWIELCKGALLALAAFCGLTCCHTSSTLDTVAEKFRPVYHHTPLYGWMNDINGLSYQDGEYHIYFQYTPYDSRQGNMYWGHSVSKDLLHWEYLVPTTPRDTLEHIFSDDLEIFNASKVFWYASENKWVMIVSDNKEISFYASKDKKDWDYMSSFGEGYGVQPCLLENPDMVELSVDGDTGRKKWALIVNVNPGCYFGGSATQYFIGDFDGTNFICDNQPNVTKWLDWGKDHYVTACFSNTEERTIAIPWMNNWQYCNIVPAKQFCSANALPRELGLYTQDDDIYLSAAPVAEVKALRKESKEIPAFAVTKDYHIDFLLADNEGSYELVLDITSGKAEIMGFSLFNDKGEKVDIYFNLPEKKLVMDRTKSGIVDFGKNSIPHELEAHDRRKTTSINYMNDFALATWAPIRKENKYTLDIFVDKCSVEVFLNGGKIAMTNLVFPTEPYNRMCFYSKGGAFNVDSLKVYRLGL, encoded by the coding sequence ATGAAAACAATCCCTTGGATAGAACTATGTAAAGGTGCCCTACTTGCGTTAGCAGCCTTCTGCGGACTGACCTGTTGCCACACAAGCAGCACATTAGATACAGTTGCAGAAAAGTTCCGTCCTGTCTACCATCATACTCCCCTTTACGGCTGGATGAACGATATTAACGGCTTATCTTATCAAGACGGAGAGTATCATATCTATTTTCAATACACCCCCTATGATTCCAGGCAGGGAAATATGTATTGGGGACATTCTGTCAGCAAAGACCTTCTACATTGGGAGTATTTGGTGCCAACTACTCCCCGTGATACGTTGGAACACATCTTTTCCGACGACTTGGAGATATTCAACGCTTCCAAAGTCTTTTGGTATGCATCGGAGAATAAATGGGTGATGATTGTGTCTGACAATAAAGAAATAAGTTTCTATGCTTCCAAAGACAAGAAAGACTGGGATTATATGAGCAGCTTCGGGGAAGGATACGGAGTGCAACCTTGTCTATTGGAGAATCCTGACATGGTGGAACTATCGGTAGATGGAGATACCGGTCGTAAGAAATGGGCTTTGATAGTCAACGTAAATCCGGGCTGTTACTTCGGCGGTAGTGCAACTCAGTATTTTATAGGAGACTTTGACGGGACGAATTTTATTTGTGACAATCAGCCCAATGTCACGAAATGGCTGGATTGGGGAAAAGACCACTATGTTACAGCTTGTTTCTCAAATACAGAAGAACGGACAATTGCCATCCCTTGGATGAATAATTGGCAATATTGCAATATTGTTCCGGCGAAACAATTCTGCAGTGCGAATGCATTGCCACGTGAGTTGGGACTGTACACGCAAGATGACGATATTTATCTTTCTGCTGCTCCGGTAGCGGAAGTAAAGGCGTTGCGGAAAGAAAGTAAGGAGATTCCTGCTTTTGCTGTTACCAAAGATTATCATATTGATTTCTTATTGGCTGATAATGAAGGTTCTTATGAACTGGTATTGGATATAACTTCCGGGAAAGCAGAGATTATGGGATTCAGCCTCTTTAATGATAAAGGTGAAAAGGTTGATATCTATTTCAATCTTCCGGAGAAGAAACTGGTGATGGACCGTACGAAAAGCGGCATTGTAGATTTCGGAAAGAATAGCATACCCCATGAACTGGAAGCTCATGACCGTAGAAAGACGACTTCGATTAATTATATGAATGATTTCGCATTGGCTACATGGGCGCCTATAAGGAAAGAGAATAAATATACTTTGGATATTTTTGTTGATAAATGTTCGGTAGAAGTCTTTCTGAATGGGGGAAAGATAGCTATGACTAACCTCGTTTTTCCGACGGAACCATACAACCGTATGTGTTTCTACAGTAAAGGGGGAGCATTCAATGTTGATTCATTAAAAGTGTATAGATTAGGTTTATAA
- a CDS encoding carbohydrate-binding protein, whose translation MRHNLLFALRYFLPLFFSGLVVLNVACKEERSVISDDSGKDGDGDDEYEYVDDRYDNGISCEEYLANYRGVPFKKDSEGNSLSVISGVPATIEAEDFDDGGQDISFNFKNSTAGNYKDYRTEKGVAISKSGTVINIGNINNGDWLCYTLQVTQTGAYSIETYCVSGGGKTSFYFEVDGKSAGQIVDSPEDDWSVFSHSVKVTNVQLSEGKHVLRWYTTGSINLDKFVFTRTGEYTGDKVDGAQFEYPRYGYYEHNPLFVDFSSQMFQNSFTGTLYTADPSAHVWADGRLYVYASHDMEPTQGCDRMDRYHVFSTTDMKNWTDHGEIMNSATVKAHVGMGIDGFMWAPDCAYNKEDQLYYFYFPHKIDANTWRIFVATSKEPAAKFRVKGVIDGIPSTIDPCVFVDDDGQPYIYTSGAGKGCWGAKLRKDDWTKLDGVMTPLTGFTDFHEAPWVHKYKGKYYLSHSDNHAASQGGNRMQYSMSNNPLGPYTPCGAYMYPHGEETAHGSIVEYNGRWYSFYHTANHSGKGALRSVCVDPIEYDQNNKLKMVQNWGTPRSGKAVEVKMSPSVVIQAEDYNAGGEHYGYHKNPSEGGMKQETQNGVTYLKGMKSGEWVRYSINVREAGRYGITCRMFQKRSGGKFRIAINGVYKTGEIALSGFAGVWSETFVYPVELEAGEQYIDFRIKGGDIDMDWIKFGAGYSQVPGVIQAEDFDEGQYSFKNGSSGNFKSYRSDQGVAISASNNVVHISNTSGGDWIQYTFSVQEKISSVKVRAAAESGGKFALSFDGGAQLDAVSTTTGNWNTYNDFTVSNVQLSPGTHTMKIHILSALNIDWFEFR comes from the coding sequence ATGAGACACAATTTATTATTTGCTTTGAGATATTTTCTTCCGCTCTTCTTTAGCGGATTAGTCGTCTTGAATGTTGCTTGTAAGGAAGAGCGTTCGGTCATCAGTGATGATTCTGGGAAAGATGGGGATGGTGACGATGAATATGAGTATGTGGACGACCGTTATGATAATGGGATAAGCTGCGAGGAATATTTGGCCAACTATCGGGGAGTTCCGTTTAAAAAAGATTCGGAAGGAAATAGTTTGTCTGTGATTTCGGGAGTACCCGCTACGATAGAAGCCGAGGACTTTGATGACGGCGGACAGGACATCTCTTTCAACTTTAAAAACAGCACGGCCGGAAACTACAAGGATTATCGTACAGAAAAGGGAGTTGCCATCAGCAAGAGCGGAACGGTCATTAATATAGGTAATATCAATAATGGTGACTGGCTTTGCTATACATTGCAGGTCACTCAGACAGGAGCTTATTCTATTGAAACATATTGTGTGTCGGGTGGCGGAAAGACCAGTTTTTATTTTGAGGTGGACGGTAAATCCGCCGGTCAGATAGTCGATTCGCCGGAAGATGACTGGAGCGTCTTTTCACATTCGGTCAAGGTGACGAATGTGCAGTTGAGTGAAGGAAAGCATGTTTTGAGGTGGTACACTACGGGTAGCATTAATCTGGATAAGTTCGTATTTACACGTACCGGAGAATATACGGGAGATAAAGTGGACGGTGCTCAGTTTGAATATCCCAGATACGGTTATTATGAACATAATCCGTTGTTCGTCGATTTCTCCTCTCAGATGTTTCAGAATTCATTTACGGGAACGCTTTATACAGCCGACCCTTCGGCCCATGTTTGGGCGGACGGAAGACTGTATGTCTATGCTTCACACGACATGGAGCCGACACAGGGATGCGACCGCATGGACAGATACCATGTTTTCTCTACTACGGATATGAAAAACTGGACAGACCATGGAGAGATAATGAACTCGGCTACTGTAAAGGCACATGTAGGTATGGGCATTGACGGCTTTATGTGGGCTCCTGATTGTGCGTATAATAAGGAAGACCAATTGTACTATTTTTATTTCCCTCATAAGATTGACGCGAATACATGGCGTATTTTTGTGGCAACTAGCAAAGAACCTGCCGCGAAGTTCAGGGTGAAAGGAGTGATTGACGGTATTCCTTCTACGATTGACCCTTGCGTATTTGTCGATGACGACGGACAACCTTATATTTATACCAGCGGTGCCGGCAAAGGCTGTTGGGGCGCTAAGTTACGTAAGGATGACTGGACTAAGTTGGATGGAGTAATGACTCCTCTGACCGGTTTTACCGATTTTCATGAAGCTCCTTGGGTGCATAAATATAAAGGTAAGTACTATTTGAGCCATTCGGACAATCATGCGGCCAGCCAGGGCGGTAACCGGATGCAGTATTCTATGTCCAACAATCCTTTAGGCCCGTATACTCCATGTGGTGCATATATGTATCCTCATGGTGAAGAGACAGCGCATGGTTCTATTGTCGAGTATAACGGGCGTTGGTATTCTTTCTACCACACAGCTAATCATTCTGGGAAAGGAGCTTTGCGTTCAGTCTGTGTAGACCCGATTGAATATGACCAGAATAATAAATTAAAGATGGTACAAAACTGGGGAACTCCCCGCAGTGGAAAGGCTGTGGAAGTAAAAATGTCGCCGTCTGTGGTGATTCAGGCAGAGGACTATAATGCGGGCGGTGAACATTATGGGTATCATAAGAATCCGTCGGAAGGCGGAATGAAACAGGAGACACAAAATGGGGTTACATATCTTAAAGGAATGAAGTCCGGCGAATGGGTGCGTTATTCGATTAATGTCAGGGAAGCGGGACGTTATGGCATCACTTGCAGAATGTTCCAAAAACGTTCGGGCGGTAAATTCCGTATTGCCATCAATGGAGTATATAAAACGGGTGAAATTGCTTTGAGCGGTTTTGCCGGTGTATGGAGTGAGACTTTTGTATATCCTGTCGAACTGGAAGCGGGCGAGCAATATATCGACTTCCGTATTAAGGGCGGGGATATTGACATGGACTGGATAAAGTTCGGTGCGGGATACAGCCAGGTGCCCGGTGTCATTCAGGCTGAGGATTTTGACGAAGGACAATATAGTTTCAAGAACGGTTCGTCCGGCAATTTCAAATCTTACAGGAGTGACCAGGGGGTAGCTATCAGTGCAAGTAATAATGTTGTCCATATCAGTAATACTTCCGGTGGCGACTGGATTCAATATACATTCAGCGTTCAGGAGAAGATTTCCAGCGTCAAGGTTCGTGCGGCAGCAGAAAGTGGCGGTAAGTTTGCCCTTTCTTTTGATGGTGGGGCGCAGTTGGATGCCGTATCCACAACTACGGGGAACTGGAATACCTATAATGATTTTACCGTCTCGAATGTGCAATTATCCCCCGGCACTCATACAATGAAAATTCATATACTTAGTGCCTTGAACATCGATTGGTTTGAATTTCGATAA
- a CDS encoding glycoside hydrolase family 2 protein encodes MKKNLILLCSLLASFTLQPIQTNAQTVTNGQKLLYPYPFAPSEGLVNKTEKEHRQEICLNGYWDFQPVALPKDYKQGKGTAPELPLPKDGSNWSATRIKIPSPWNINSFGYRDLEGPDHRNYPSYPKEWEQVKMAWMKKNITIPANWTGQQIKLHFEAVAGYSEVYVNKKKLGENFDLFLPFSFDITDKVTPGETVEVLVGVRSQSLFEDNSTIGRRIVPGGSMWGYHINGIWQDVYLLALPKIHIEDVYVKPLVSKNTLEIEVTLENKTAQKANIQLQGNVKEWINCAGTDINSAPVPAWTLGTEALQVTPLKVSLAANEKQKVTLQIAVGKNTLQYWTPEQPNLYALLLSIKDKKQTVDTKYERFGWREWTLQGTTQCLNGEPYTLHGDSWHFMGIPQMTRRYAWAWFTAIKGMNGNAVRPHAQVYPRFYMDMADEMGICVLNETANWASDGGPKLDSEHFWESSKEHLKRFVLRDRNHASVFGWSISNENKPVILHVYNRPELMPTQQKAWEEWRDIVRLYDPTRPWISSDGEDDGNGILPVTVGHYGDINSMKNWINIGKPWGIGEHSMAYYGTPEQVSKYNGERAYESQEGRMEGLANECYNLIANQRRMGASYSTVFNMAWYALKPLPLGKRDVTKTPSVTEDGVFFGEYQEGVPGVQPERVGPYCTTFNPGYDPTLPLYQEWPMYSALRAANAPGEPAWSPYATIDKEQYKAHEATNTVRNYKEVVFIGNPDSKVKQLMDAQGVTFASKITTPSSLLYIIDGTRALDAATQKELQKQLAKGADAWIWGITPETVGRYNEILPLPVALDPLKRSSFLPVQKAWMYGLNNSDFYFCELQKADASNYSLKGAFVEEGDVLLNACKTDWRKWNKRPEEIKTAGTIRSEYECTSATPVFVKYREGASTYYLNTLTEFANSEKGYNTLSTILKNAGIQSQKPEIDINEVFFLRDEQMNFPVATKDKFVKENDSRTLEFYVFSPRPLDDLLIEPNMPKLSLMLKAKKRELLINDKPYTSVSHDGRNEIIYKELPLLQGWNKLVIKIGEGDRNDFTGFFKCDNKQDFLPTLKAAFINPEAK; translated from the coding sequence ATGAAGAAGAATCTAATCCTATTGTGTAGTCTGCTGGCTAGTTTTACCTTACAGCCCATACAGACGAATGCACAAACAGTGACTAACGGACAAAAGTTACTTTATCCCTATCCTTTTGCCCCCAGCGAAGGTTTGGTGAATAAAACCGAGAAAGAACATCGCCAAGAGATTTGCCTGAACGGCTACTGGGATTTCCAACCCGTCGCTTTGCCGAAGGACTACAAACAAGGGAAAGGAACAGCTCCCGAATTGCCACTCCCGAAAGACGGTAGTAATTGGAGTGCGACACGTATCAAAATACCTTCTCCATGGAATATCAATTCTTTCGGTTATCGTGATTTAGAAGGTCCCGACCACCGCAACTATCCTTCTTATCCCAAAGAATGGGAACAAGTAAAAATGGCATGGATGAAAAAGAACATCACCATCCCCGCCAACTGGACAGGTCAGCAAATCAAACTTCACTTTGAAGCCGTCGCAGGATATTCCGAAGTCTATGTCAACAAGAAAAAGTTAGGCGAGAATTTCGATTTGTTCCTGCCTTTCAGCTTCGACATCACAGATAAAGTGACTCCCGGTGAAACCGTGGAAGTACTCGTAGGAGTACGCAGCCAGTCCTTATTTGAAGATAACTCGACTATCGGACGCCGTATCGTACCAGGTGGCTCCATGTGGGGGTATCATATCAACGGTATCTGGCAAGATGTATATCTGTTGGCCTTGCCCAAAATACATATAGAAGATGTATATGTGAAACCGCTGGTTTCCAAGAATACATTGGAAATAGAAGTAACCCTGGAGAATAAAACCGCCCAGAAAGCCAACATACAACTGCAAGGCAATGTAAAAGAATGGATAAACTGTGCCGGAACGGACATTAATTCCGCTCCCGTTCCTGCCTGGACATTAGGCACGGAAGCGTTACAGGTAACTCCGCTCAAAGTTTCGCTGGCTGCCAATGAAAAACAGAAAGTCACCTTACAAATAGCTGTCGGCAAGAATACGCTCCAATACTGGACTCCCGAACAACCGAACCTGTATGCCTTATTACTTTCCATAAAAGACAAAAAACAGACTGTCGATACCAAATACGAACGCTTCGGCTGGCGTGAATGGACATTACAAGGAACTACACAATGTCTGAACGGCGAACCTTATACATTGCATGGAGACTCCTGGCACTTTATGGGTATCCCGCAAATGACACGCCGCTATGCGTGGGCATGGTTTACTGCCATTAAGGGCATGAACGGAAACGCAGTCCGCCCGCACGCACAGGTCTATCCCCGCTTCTATATGGATATGGCCGACGAAATGGGTATCTGCGTACTGAATGAAACCGCCAACTGGGCGAGCGACGGTGGCCCGAAACTGGATTCGGAACACTTTTGGGAATCATCAAAAGAACATCTGAAACGTTTTGTCTTGCGTGACCGCAACCATGCTTCCGTCTTCGGATGGAGTATCAGCAACGAGAACAAACCCGTTATCCTGCATGTATATAACCGTCCCGAACTGATGCCCACCCAACAAAAGGCATGGGAAGAATGGCGCGACATCGTACGCCTGTACGACCCTACCCGTCCCTGGATTTCATCTGACGGTGAAGACGACGGCAACGGCATACTACCTGTAACCGTCGGGCACTATGGAGACATCAACTCCATGAAAAACTGGATTAACATCGGAAAGCCTTGGGGTATCGGTGAACACAGCATGGCTTACTACGGTACACCTGAACAAGTATCCAAATACAATGGAGAACGTGCTTACGAATCACAGGAAGGACGTATGGAAGGACTGGCAAACGAGTGTTACAACCTGATAGCCAACCAACGCCGGATGGGTGCTTCATACAGTACTGTCTTCAATATGGCATGGTATGCACTGAAACCGCTCCCACTCGGCAAGAGAGATGTAACGAAAACGCCTTCCGTGACGGAAGACGGCGTATTCTTCGGTGAATACCAGGAAGGAGTTCCGGGTGTACAACCCGAACGCGTAGGCCCTTATTGCACGACGTTCAATCCCGGTTACGACCCAACCTTGCCACTCTATCAGGAATGGCCAATGTATAGCGCCCTACGTGCCGCCAATGCTCCGGGAGAACCGGCATGGTCACCTTACGCCACAATCGACAAAGAACAATACAAGGCCCACGAAGCCACAAATACAGTCAGAAATTATAAGGAAGTAGTATTTATCGGCAATCCGGACAGCAAAGTAAAACAACTGATGGACGCACAGGGAGTAACATTCGCTTCAAAAATAACCACTCCTTCCTCACTGCTTTATATCATAGACGGTACCCGCGCATTAGATGCCGCCACCCAAAAAGAACTGCAAAAGCAGCTTGCCAAAGGCGCAGATGCATGGATTTGGGGAATTACACCGGAAACCGTAGGAAGATACAACGAGATTCTGCCGCTTCCGGTAGCCTTAGACCCGCTGAAACGTTCTTCTTTCCTACCTGTGCAGAAAGCATGGATGTATGGACTCAACAACTCCGACTTCTATTTCTGTGAACTTCAAAAGGCGGATGCTTCCAACTATTCACTGAAAGGCGCATTCGTAGAAGAAGGCGATGTCCTACTGAACGCCTGCAAAACAGACTGGCGCAAGTGGAACAAACGACCGGAAGAAATCAAGACAGCCGGAACAATCCGCAGTGAATACGAATGTACGTCCGCCACTCCGGTGTTTGTCAAATACCGGGAAGGGGCTTCCACTTACTATTTAAATACACTAACCGAGTTCGCCAATTCGGAAAAAGGATACAACACATTGAGCACTATCTTGAAGAATGCAGGAATCCAATCCCAAAAGCCGGAAATTGACATCAACGAAGTCTTTTTCCTGCGCGACGAGCAGATGAACTTCCCGGTAGCCACTAAAGATAAATTCGTGAAGGAGAATGACAGCCGGACATTGGAATTTTATGTATTCAGCCCGCGTCCCCTGGATGACCTGTTGATAGAGCCTAATATGCCAAAACTCTCCCTGATGTTGAAAGCGAAGAAACGCGAACTGCTCATTAATGACAAACCTTATACAAGTGTATCGCACGACGGGCGGAATGAAATAATCTATAAAGAGCTTCCTCTATTGCAAGGCTGGAACAAGTTAGTCATTAAAATAGGAGAAGGCGACCGGAACGACTTTACCGGATTCTTCAAATGTGACAACAAACAGGATTTTCTTCCGACTTTAAAAGCTGCCTTCATCAACCCGGAAGCCAAATAA
- a CDS encoding GH92 family glycosyl hydrolase: MRITHFFAAATIVAILSGCNGGQSQSSNKEPVDYVNPYIGNISHLLVPTFPTIQLPNSMLRIYPERVDYTTELLNGLPLIVTNHRERSAFNLSPYQGTKLRPIITYNYDNERLTPYSYEVDLDDNRMKAEYALSHQSALYRITFEADKPAYIIVNSRNGSIHVGENFISGHQQLSDNTNVYVYIEPQEKPISTGILNDGVIEASKDNAEGINACAAWRFADGTTTVNLRYGISFISEEQAEKNMRNELKDYNIKNLAKAGRQLWNETLGRIKVEGGTEDDKTVLYSSFYRTFERPICMSEAGGRYFSAFDGKVHDDNGTPFYNDDWIWDTYRAAHPLRTLIDQKKEEDIIASFLLMAEQMGTMWMPTFPEVTGDSRRMNSNHAVATIADALAKGLNLDAAKAYEACRKGIEEKTLAPWSGAAAGWLDEFYRNNGYIPALRPDEKETDPNVHPFEKRQPVAVTLGTSYDQWCLSRIADALGKKDEAVHYLQCSYNYRNIFNKETSFFHPKDKEGNWITPFDYRYSGGMGAREYYGENNGWVYRWDVPHNVADLINLMGGKEQFIANLDRTFSEPLGRSKYEFYSKLPDHTGNVGQFSMANEPSLHVPYLYNYAGQPWKTQKRIRQMLKTWFRNDLMGMPGDEDGGGMTSFVVFSSLGFYPVTPGMPAYNIGSPLFTNAKVTLSNGSVFEIEAPDASEENKYIQSATLNGQEWKKPWFSHDDLKNGGKLVLKMGNKPNKAWGSGINDAPPSADSK, from the coding sequence ATGAGAATTACACATTTCTTCGCTGCCGCAACAATCGTTGCCATATTAAGCGGATGCAATGGCGGACAGTCGCAGAGCTCCAACAAGGAGCCTGTCGACTATGTCAATCCGTACATAGGTAATATCAGCCATCTGCTGGTTCCTACATTCCCTACCATCCAACTGCCGAACAGCATGCTCCGCATCTATCCCGAACGTGTCGACTATACAACCGAGTTGTTAAACGGACTGCCTTTGATTGTCACCAACCACCGCGAACGTTCCGCGTTCAACCTCAGTCCCTATCAGGGAACGAAGCTCCGCCCCATCATCACTTACAACTATGATAACGAGCGTCTCACCCCTTACTCATACGAAGTAGACCTGGACGACAACCGCATGAAAGCGGAATATGCCCTTTCCCACCAATCCGCCCTTTACCGGATAACCTTTGAAGCGGACAAACCTGCCTATATCATTGTCAACTCCCGCAATGGCTCTATCCATGTAGGTGAGAACTTTATCAGCGGACATCAGCAACTGAGCGACAACACCAATGTATATGTATATATCGAGCCACAAGAAAAACCGATAAGTACAGGTATCCTGAACGACGGTGTCATCGAAGCCAGCAAAGACAATGCAGAAGGCATAAACGCTTGTGCAGCATGGCGTTTCGCCGACGGAACAACGACAGTCAACCTTCGCTATGGCATCTCTTTCATCAGCGAAGAACAGGCAGAAAAGAACATGCGCAACGAACTGAAAGACTACAATATAAAGAACCTGGCAAAAGCCGGACGCCAACTATGGAACGAAACCCTGGGACGCATCAAGGTGGAAGGCGGTACGGAAGACGACAAGACCGTATTATATTCCTCGTTCTACCGTACTTTCGAACGTCCTATCTGCATGAGTGAAGCCGGCGGCCGTTACTTCAGCGCCTTCGACGGTAAAGTACACGATGACAACGGCACTCCTTTCTACAACGATGACTGGATTTGGGATACCTACCGCGCCGCCCACCCGCTCCGTACATTGATTGACCAGAAGAAAGAAGAGGACATCATCGCTTCCTTCCTATTGATGGCGGAACAAATGGGAACGATGTGGATGCCTACCTTCCCCGAAGTAACGGGTGACTCACGCCGCATGAACTCCAACCATGCCGTCGCCACCATAGCCGATGCCCTTGCCAAAGGATTGAACTTGGATGCGGCAAAAGCCTACGAAGCCTGCCGGAAAGGAATTGAAGAAAAAACCCTTGCCCCCTGGTCGGGAGCCGCCGCCGGATGGCTGGATGAATTCTACCGAAACAACGGATATATCCCCGCCCTTCGCCCGGACGAAAAAGAAACCGACCCGAACGTGCATCCTTTTGAAAAGCGTCAGCCCGTCGCCGTCACTTTGGGAACCAGCTACGACCAATGGTGTCTTTCACGCATCGCGGATGCATTAGGCAAAAAAGACGAAGCCGTCCACTACCTGCAATGCTCTTACAACTACCGGAATATCTTCAATAAAGAAACAAGTTTCTTCCACCCGAAAGACAAGGAAGGCAACTGGATTACTCCATTCGACTACCGTTACTCAGGCGGTATGGGCGCCCGTGAATACTACGGAGAGAACAACGGCTGGGTATATCGTTGGGACGTCCCCCACAACGTAGCCGACCTCATCAACCTTATGGGCGGAAAAGAACAGTTCATCGCCAACCTCGACCGCACTTTCAGCGAACCGTTGGGGCGCAGCAAATATGAATTCTATTCAAAACTCCCCGACCACACAGGCAACGTCGGACAGTTTTCCATGGCAAACGAACCGTCATTGCACGTACCTTATCTCTACAACTACGCAGGGCAGCCTTGGAAAACCCAGAAACGTATCCGCCAAATGCTGAAAACCTGGTTTCGCAATGACCTTATGGGAATGCCGGGAGACGAAGACGGCGGTGGTATGACTTCATTTGTAGTTTTCTCCTCACTGGGCTTCTACCCTGTCACTCCGGGAATGCCCGCCTACAATATCGGGAGTCCTCTTTTCACCAATGCAAAGGTGACCCTCAGCAACGGTTCCGTATTTGAAATCGAGGCTCCGGACGCTTCCGAAGAAAATAAATATATCCAGTCGGCTACACTGAACGGTCAGGAATGGAAGAAACCTTGGTTTAGCCACGATGATTTGAAAAACGGTGGAAAGTTAGTATTGAAAATGGGCAACAAACCGAATAAGGCATGGGGCAGCGGAATAAATGACGCTCCGCCCTCAGCGGACAGTAAATAA